CCGGCGGAAAGGACGGGTTGGAAGGGCGCAAGGCCCAGCTCGAGCCCCGCGGTGTACCGGGTGAGGGCCTGGGGTTGCTCGAGGTGCAGTTGCGTGGAGAGGTCCGTGCCGAAACGCCCCGCGCGGTGCGTGGCCGCGGCCTCCACCCGCACCTCCTGTAGCGGGGGAAGGAGCGGGATGCGGGCGGCGGCCTGCAATCGGCTGCCCTCGGCTCCGGTCTCGAGGCCCAGCGTGACGGGAACGGGCGCTTCCAGGCCCAGGCGGTCCAGGGTGGTGGCGGCGGCGAGGCGCCAGTCCTCGAGGCGCGGCAGGCCCTTCGGGGGACTTTCGAGCTCGAAGGCCGCGCTGAGGCTAGCGCTGCTGAAGCGGATGGTGTGCGGGGTGAGGTCGAGGCTGAACCCGATCCGGAGGGGGGCTTGGGCCTCACCCACCACGCGCAGCTGGGCGCTCCAGGGGAGGGGGGCGTTGCGCGCGGCGTAGTGCGTCTCGAACCGAGCGCGCAAGGGTTCGGGCCGGAGGGTGAAGGCGTACTCGAGGCTGCGGTTGGGATCGGGGCGCTCGAACCCCAGGAAGGAAAACTCGGCCCACTCCTCGAGGCTCACGCGGAAGGCGTACTGCCGTCCGGGGGGCGTCCAGCGGAAGGCGCCCTCGGCGCGAAAGGGAGCGGGTTGCAGGGCGAGGTCCGCCTGGAAGGGACCCGTCCCGGCACCCCCCGCGAGTTCGATGGCCTCCCCCGCCTTAAGGCGCAGCCGCCAGGTCTTCCCCTCCAGGCGCGCCTCGGCCGAGGGAGGCTGGCCTAGGGCGTAGGTGGTGCGCGCGTTGAGGGCCACGAAGTCCGATACCTGGCCGCTTAGCCCGAAGGCCAGCGTGGGGGGGGTGGGGGGGGCGTAACGCGTTTGCGCCGCGCCCAGCAGACGAAAGGGCTCCTGGGGCGCGGCCTGGGTTCCGGCGGGCGCAACGCGCACCACCCCTTGAACGACCGTCTCCGGGGCGCGTTCGGAACGCACCTGAACCCGGAAGGTCCCGAACCCCTCCACCCGCAGCTCCAGGGTGCGGGCGGCCCCGGCCTCGAGGGCGACCGTCTGGCGGGCGACGAGCCGCCCCCGGGCGTCCGCCAGGCTCACGTGGAACCGGTCCGGGCCGTTCCCTTGGTTCTCCACCCGCACGGGCACCGCGCCGTACCGGGTGAGGGGCCGGACCTCCTCGGGCCACTCGGCCTCCAGCCCCGGCCGGAACCCCACCGTGCTCACCACCCGCGCCTGCGCGCCGCCCAGCCGGAGGGTGAGCTGGTGCCGGGTGCCTTCCCGCGCGTTCGGGGGAACGCGCAGCGTGACGGCGAGGAACGCAGGGCGGTCCGGCTCGAGCGCCAGGGGCTCGAGCCGGGACAAGAGGGGCCAGCTGGGGGACTGGGTCAGCTCGGGCGCGACGCGACCCGGCGCGGGGCTTTCCAGTTGGAAGACGTGCGTGACGGTCTGGCCGGGCAGGACGGTGCGCGGGGTGGGGGATCGGACCGCTAGGTGCACCGCTGCGGGCTGCGCGAGGGCCAGGCCCAGCCCCCCCAGAACCCATCCCCAGACCCAAGCCAGGATCCGGCCGCGCTTCACGGTTCTTCCTCCTCTAAAGGCGCGTCCTCGAGGCGCACGCCGAGCTCTAGCTCGAGGGTGAGGCGGTCGCCGCGGGGGGTGAGGGGGGTGAGGGTGTAGCGCTCCACCCAGACGGGGTAGTCCAGGGTGGGCAGGGCTTCCAAGAACCGCACGACCTCCGGGTAGGTGCCCTCGAGCGTGAGGTGGAGCTGGGGCGGGCTGGGGGTGAAGGCGTTCAGCGTGGCGCCGCTCGCCTCGAGGGTTTGGAGGATCACGTGGTACAGCTCGTTGAGCCGCGCGGGGGGCAGGGGGCGGGCGCGCTGGGCGGGGGGCAGTAGCGCGGCGCTGAGGGCGTCGCGGCGCGCCTCGAGGGCCTGCGCTTCCGCGACGAGCCTCTGGTAGCGGGCCCAGCTCGTTTGGATCCACACCCCTCCGAGGGTGAGGACGACGAGCGGGATGAGCCAGGCGAGTCGTGCGTTCATCGTTGCGTGATCAGACTCGACAGATCGAAAAGCGGCAGGTACAAGGCCAGGGCGACGAGGAGGATGCCCACGCCGAGGAGTACGGTGAGGATCGGTTCGATGCTCGCGGAGAGGCGCTTGACGGCGTAGTCCACCTCCCGCTCGAGGTGGCGCGCGGCCTGGTCCAGCATCGCGTCCAGGCCGCCGGACGCCTCGCCGACCGCGCTCATGCGGGTGAAAACCGGTAGGAAGACCTCCGGGTGGCGCGCCAATGCGGCGGAGAAGGACTCTCCCCGGACGACGCTTTGCAGCACCTCGTCGACGGCGTGCGCGATGAAGGCGTTCCCGGCCAGGTCGCGGGTGGCCTCGAGGGCCTGCGTGATGGGCAGGCCGCTGGCGTAGAGGGTGGCGAAGGTGCGGCCGAAACGGCCCAGCCCCGCCTTGTGCAGAATGGGGCCCAGCACGGGCAGGCGCAACGCCAGGCGGTCCAGGCGGTACGCCCCGGCGGGGGTGCGGTAGTAGGCGCGCAGGGCGTACCCGGCGAGGAGCAGGCCCAGGCCGATCAGCCAGCCGTACGTTTGCGCGAACGCGGAGGCGGCGAGCAGGGCTTGGGTGGGCCAGGGCAAGGCGGCGCCGGCGCTGCTGTAGAGCCGGGCGAAGACCGGGATGACGACGAGGAGCAGCACCGCGAGGGCGACCCCGACCACCGCGAGGACGAACCCCGGGTACATCAACGCGGTGCGGATCTTCTGGTTGAGTTCCTCCGCTCGCTCCAGGTACTCCGCGAGCCGCGCGAGGGTCACCTCGAGGGCGCCGCCCGCCTCCCCCGCGGCGATGAGGTGCCGCATGAGGGGCGGGAAGACCTCCGGGTGGTGCGCCATCGCGTCGGCGAGGGACTCGCCCGCCTCGATGCGCTCCCGAACCTCGCGCGTGGCCTGCCGGAGGGCCGGACTGGGGCTTTCCTGCGCGAGCGTGACGAGCGCCTGGGTCAGGGGCACCCCGGCCGCGACGAGGGTAGCGAACTGGCTGGTGTACAGCGCGAGCGCGCCGAGCGCGGGCCGGCGCACGAAGCGCCGGAAGGGTTCACGCCGGAGGCGCAGCGGGTAGAGCCCCATCTCCCTAAGGCGCAACCGCGCCTCGCGGGGACTGCCTGCCTCGAGCGTCCCCTGATAGAGTTGCGTTCCGCTGGCGTCCGTCGCTTGATAACTGAACCGCATCCTTACCCCTCAAGCATACCGATAACCCGCATCAGTTCGCTCACCGTAGTCTGCCCTTCCCGGACCTGCCGTACGCCCGCGTCGCGCAAGGAGCGGTGCCCGGACTCCTGGAGGCGCGCGCGCAGGACGGCTTCGTCCGCCCCCTGGCCGATCGCACGGAGCAGCTCGGCGTCCGGCGCGAAGATCTCGAACAACCCGATCCGGCCCTTATACCCCAGGCCGCGGCAGTACGTGCACCCCGCGCCTTTTCTTTGCGCCTCGGGTGCGGCCTCTCCCAGGAACGCGGCCTCCTCCGGGCTTAACGGGCGCCACTCCCCGCACTGCGGGCACACCCGGCGCACCAGGCGCTGCGCGACGGCCCCGATCAGGGTGGAGGCCACCAGGTACCGCTCCGCCCCCATCTCGAACAACCGGCTGACCGTGGAGACCGCGTCGTTGGTGTGCAGCGTGGCCAGGACCAGGTGTCCGGTCAACGCCGCGCGCAGCGCGGTTTCGAGGGTTTCCGCGTCGCGCACCTCGCCCACGAGGATCACGTCCGGGTCCTGGCGCAGGATGGCCCGCAGGATCTCCGCGAACCCCAGGCCGAGCCGAGGCTGTACGGGGATCTGGTTGATCCCCTCCAGCGGGAACTCCACCGGGTCCTCGATCGTGACGAAGTTCCGGGCTGGGGTGTAGATGTGCTCGAGCGCGGCGTACAGCGTGGTGGTCTTGCCGCTCCCGGTCGGGCCGGTCACGAAGAGGATCCCGTACGGACGGCGCAGCAAGGTCTCGAAGCGCGCCAGATCCTCAGGGAACATGCCGAGCTCGGCCAGCCCGATGCGCACCCGGGTGGGGTAGATGATGCGCGCGACGAGCTTCTCCCCCCACAGGGTGCCCATGGTGGAGAGCCGCACCTCGTGCCGCCGCCCCTCGAAGACGAAGGTGAAGTGCCCGTCCTGCGGCCGCCGCCGCTCCGCGATGTTCAACTGGGCCAGGACCTTAAACCGCGCGATCAAGGGCGGCTCCTGCTCTTTAGGGACCCGCCGGACCTCGGTGAGCACGCCGTCGATGCGCAGGCGCACCGCGAGGTAATGCTCGCGCGGCTCGAGGTGCAGGTCGGAGGCTCCCGCGGCGATCGCTTCGTGCAGTAGCGCGTCCGCGAGTTGCACGGCCGGCGCGGCGCCCACGGCCGGGTCGGGCGGGGCGGCCTCGAGGGCTGGGGGTGGCTCGGGCGCCTCGGCGGGCGGCTCGGTGCGGCGGTGTTGGTCCAGCACCTCGAGGATTTCCGAGTCCGGCGCGAGCTTGGGCACGATCTCCTTGCCGGTGATGTACCGCAGCTCGTCGATCAGGGCGAGGTCGGAAGGGTGGGCCATCGCGACGTAGAGGCGGTTGCCTTCCAGGCGGTACGGCAGCACCCGGTGCGCCCGCGCGAAGCGGGGGTCGACGAGGGCCAGGGCCTTCGGGTCGATCTCGAGCTGCTTGGGGCGCACCAGCTCCGCGTGCTGCTGGTCGGCCAGGACCTGGGCGAGCTCCTCCTCCTTGATCAGGCCCTTGCGTAAAAGGACCTGGCCCAACCGGTCCCCCGTGCGGCGCTGTTCGGCGAGGGCCTCCTCGAGCTGCTCGGGGGTGATGCGCCCCAAGGCGACCAGCAACTCGCCGAGTTTAGGGTTGAGCGTCAAGGTTCACCTCCCACGCGAACACCTCCGCGTCCCGCTCGATGCTGGCCAGCTCCCCGTGAAGCCGGGCCGTGAGGGTGACGGGCGCGTACGGGTCCAGCGCCTTGCCCACGAGGCGCACGCGCGCGGGGTCCGCCTCGAGGCGCTCGAGCCAGAGGGTGGGGGGCATGGGCCTGGACGACCTGGCGCAGGGTGTGCACCCCGACCCCTTGCGGGAGCGGGTCGGGCTGGGCGAGAAGGGCGGCCTCGAGGGCGGCGACCTCCTGACGGAGCTGCCGGTTCATCTCGGCTTGCGCGTGGATGCGGTGCGTGAGGTACCCTTGGCCGAGGCCGGTGAACGCCAGAAGGACCGCGGAGGTGAGGAGCGCGCGCTGCACGCTTTTCGGGAGGCCTTCCCCGGGGCGCGCGCGGCGGTAGCGCAGGTCGAGGTGAGGGGGGGTGGTGCGCCAAGCGGCCTCCGCGAGCGCTGGGGTGGGGCCTTCCTGGAGGACCTCGTGGGCGGGCAGGTCGGGCGGGACGGGGAGGGGGGCGGGGAGGTCGAAGAGGTACGCGGCGTCTACAGGGGTGGTGCGGCCGAACAGGTGCAGCGAACGTTGGACCTCCTGGGTGAGTTCCGGGGTGGCGTCCCGCGCGGGTAGGTTCAGGAAACGGAACCCGATGAGCCGCCCGGCCTCGAAGAGCGCCAGGGTGTTGCTCGCGCCCTCCAGGACGAGGAAGCTCTCACGGTCATCCAGCTCGGCTTTGGCCCGGCGCCAGATCAGGAGGGGAAGGGGTTCGATGCGCCGGGGGCGTAGCCGCCGGGTGAGGAGCCGAGCGGCCTCGAGCGGCCAGGCGGCGAACAACACCTGGATGCGCCCGGGGCCCTCGGGGTAGAGGGGGTCGTAGTCCGTGAATAACTCGTGCGCGCCCCAGACGGGGTTGCGCTCGGCCTCGGCCAGCACCGCTTCCGCCAGGGAAAAGCCCTCGAGGGCGGGGAAACGCGCCATGCGGAGCAGCACGAACTCCGGGGAGAGCCCCAGGTACAGCGCACTTGAGCCTCCCGCGGCCTTGCGGGCCTCGTGCAGGTGCCACGCTAACCGGTCGTAGCGCGGCGTGCCCGTTTCGTCCAGCAGGTCCTCCGCCGCGTAGAAACGGGTTGGTTCGCCAAGCGCGTAGATGCCGCGGGAGGTCGCGAGAAGCTCCGGCATGGTTCTAGGGGTATAGTACCCGCCGCGTGGCCTCGATGGGCGGGAGGGTAAGGCCTTCGGCCGGCGTTCGGGTGAGCACGAACCGCACGCTCCGGCCCTGCGCGCTAAACCGCCCCGCGTACCCCTCGAGGAGGGTGAGGGGCGTGCCGGAGCGGCACCCTCCCCGGGGGTCACGGTAGACGCGCCCCCCCTCCAGATAGTAACAGACCCGCCCGGCGGCCCCCTCCAAACGCAGGCGTTGCCCGCCGTTTTCGACGCGCGCGGCGCGCGCGCGGCGCACGTCCTCCCCGAGATGGCGGCGTAGGTCCGCGTAGTCGGTTTGGGCCTCCAGAAGGACCTGCCCGAGCTGCCAGGCGCGCGCGCCTTGCGTGACGAGGAGGGCCGCGCCCAGGGCGAGCACGCCCGTGAGGGCGAGGGCGACGGCCATCTCGGGGAGGGTAAGGCCCAAGCTACGCTTCATGGCAGGCGCAAGACAACCGCAGCGGCGAGGCGGCCCTCCGGGTCCCGGAACTCGACGCGGTACGCGGTGAGGCGCGGTCCGGGCGCGGCGCGCAGGGTGCAGGTGTAACCCTCGAGCCCTGGGGCCTCGTTGGGGTCAAAGCGGGGGCAGGGCTGCCCGTCCCGAATGGTGTGGGGATGGGCGCGGAGCCACTCGGCGTTGTTCTCCAGCACCGCGGCGAGCATCCCGGCGCGGCGGGCGGTGAGGCTTGCGGCCTGTACGGTGGAGAGAGCGTGCACGACGAGCACGCTGGCCACGCCGAGCACCACGAGGGTCACGGCCACCTCGACCAGGGTGAAGCCCCGGCGGTTCATGGGTTCTCCTTCCACCCGAGGATGCGCCCCCGGCCGTCGAAGCGGACCTCGAGGGTCACCTCGACCTCGGCGCCGTAATTGAGGGGCCCGCCCGCGGTTCGTCCGCGGGCGCAGTACACCCCGGGCCGGACGCGGCCGGCGGTGAGGGTGCCGAGGACCTCCCCCTGGACCGTGACGGTCTCGGGGGGCGGCCAGGCGGGGGGCGGGCAGCTGGGCAGCCGCACGCCCGCGAACCGGCCGAAGCGCGCCTCGTAGATCCCGCTTTCGGCCAGGTACCGGGCTTGCACCGCGGCGAGCGCTGCCGCTCCCGCTCGCGTGGTCCGACTGAGGAGCAGGTTGAGGGGCGGGACCACTGCGAACAGGAGGAGGAGCAGTAGAAGCGCGAGCAGCAGCGTGGAGCCTTGAGCGATTCGCACGACGGTCAAAAGGCCCGCGGGCCGGGAGGGCCGGCCCGCGGGAGCACGGGGTTACTGGAACTTGACGTGGTACGCCGAGCTCTTCTTCGTGTAGGTCTTGGCGTTGGGGTTGAAGACGTACACGTCCGAAGCCGGGTTCCCGTCGCAGTCCACCTTGAGGTTGGCGTCCTTGGTGCCCGTGGCCTTGTCGCCCTTCACCGTCAGCTCGCCCACGCTCGAGAGCAGCTCGTTACAGGTGGGCTTTTCGCCCTTGTTCTCCGCCAGGTAGATCGCGTACGCGGACTTGATGGCGCTGGCCGTAGCCTCGACCTGCGCGTCGATCGCGCTGCCCGTGGTGCTCAAGAAGCGCGGCACGGCCACCGCCGCCAACACCCCGATGATCACGATCACGATCGCGAGTTCGACCAGCGTGAAACCCGTGGTTTTCTTCATGATGCCTCCTTTCGCGTCTGCAGGGCGTTCATCTCTATCCGGGAATCAATATAGGTAACCTCGCGTTCTTGCAACACCCCCAGATGGGGGAAAGGCAGGGTGGGTAAGCTGCAAGACCCTGTACGTAATGCGGGGCGCGCTAGCATGAAAACAAGGGGGGGCTTATGAGGATGCTGCAACGGGCGGGGGTGGCGGGCGCGCTGCTGAGCGGCCTCGCTATAGCCCAGATCAACGCCGTCTTCGTCACCCACGAGCGGGTGCTCGAGGACGGCCAGGTCCGGGTGTACACGGGCGCGCGCGCCTTCACGGTGCACAGCGCGGCGGACCTCGAGCCGCTCGTGGCGCGGCTTGCGCGCGAGGCGCGGCCGGCGCGGTTCGTGTACGACGCGGCGCGCGGCTGGATCGCGGTGGAGAAGTTGGGGTATGGGTTCGACCTGGACGAGGTGCGCGCCGCGTACCGCGAGGCCCTCGAGGCAGGCCGGACGCAGTTCGTGCTGCCGGTGCGAGTTGTGGAGCCGGAGGTGAGCGTGGCGGACCTGGCGCGCTGGGGGGTGCGCGAGTTGCTGGCCGAGGGGCGCACGAGCTTCCGGGGTTCCTCGGCAGGCCGGGTGCACAACATCCGGTTGGGAGCTCAGAAGATCGACGGTACCCTCATCCCGCCGGGAACGGTGTTTTCCTTTAACGCGGCGGTAGGGCCGATCACGCGGGAGGCGGGGTTCGGTGACAGCCTCGTGATCGTGGGGGACCGGACCGAGCTCGGGGTGGGCGGCGGGATCTGCCAGGTCTCGACGACCGTGTACCGCGCGGCGTTTTTCGCCGGGCTGCCGATCGTGGAGCGCCGCGCCCACAGCTACCAGCTGGCCTACTACCATCCGGTGGGCCTGGACGCGGCGGTGTACCAACCGTGGCTGGACCTGAAGTTCCGGAACGACACCCCCGGGTACATCCTGGTGCAGGCGCACGTGCAAGGCCAGGAGCTCGTGGTGCGCTTCTTCGGGACCCGGGACCGCACCGTGGACTGGGAGGGGCCGTTCATCTCGGACCGGCACCCTCCGCCCGAGCCCCGGTACGTACTGGACTCGAGCCTGCCGCCGGGCGCGGTGAAGCAGGTGGACTGGGCGGCGGAGGGCGCGACGGTGCGGGTGGAGCGCACCGTGCGGTACGCGGACGGCCGGGTGGTGCGGGAGGTGTTCACCAGCCGATACCGGCCCTGGGGGGCCGTGTACCTCGTCGGGCCCGAACCGAAGCCCGAGCCCGAACCCCAGGCGGTGGGGGCAGCCGGTCAGGCCGCTCTGCCCTTACCCCCCATGCTGAGCCCGCCTTAAGCCCCGTACTTTTGCAGCTTCCCCGCGTGGGCCAGAAGGAGCGGCATCAGCTCCACGCCGCGCAGGTGCCCGAGCGAGCCTTTTCGGGCCTCGTCCTCGGTGAAGCGCGTCGCGGTGTCGTTCCGCAGGTACGGGCCGTATAGCAGGAGGGGCACGGGGTGCCAGGAGTGCGCCTTGAGGACGGCGGGGGTGGAGTGGTCCCCGGTGATTGCGAGCACGTCGGGTTTAAGGGCGAGCAGCTCCGGCAGCAGGGCGTCGAACGCCTCGATCCGCGCGACCTTGGCCGCGAAGTCCCCGTCCTCTCCGGTGGAGTCCGTCTTCTTAAAGTGCAGGTAGAAGAAGTCGAAGGCCTCCCAGTGAGCCTTGAGGGCCTCGAGCTTCTCCTCGGGGGCGTCGCCCTCGCCCCGCACCTCGAGGGGCTGCATGCCGACGAGGGCGGCCACGCCGCGGTACATGGGGTAGCTGGCGATCGCGGCGGGCGTGAGCTTGTACACCTCCTGCATCTGGGGGAAGGCGGGGCGTTTGGAGGCCCCGCGGAGGAGCACCCCGTTGATCTGGGGTTCGTCCTTGAGGGCTTCCTCCGCGAGCTGGGTGAAGCGGTTCAGCACCCGCGCGGTTTTGGCGCTCGCGGCGTCCTCGGGGGATTCCGGGAGGGCCTCGAGGGGCGGGACGCCGGTGCGCTGCGGGTCGGTGTCCTGCACGCGGTCGCCGAGGTTTTCGCCGCTAAGTACCAGCACAAAACGGTGCTCGCTCTCGGTGTAGAGGCGGATCTGAACCCCGTCGATCTCAGAGATACGGGCCTGGAGCTTTTGGAGGACGCGGCGGTTTTCCTCGGTGGAGGGACGGCCCGCGCGGCGGTCCTGGACGGTGCGGTCGGGGGCGAGGGTGGCGAAGTTGCCGCGCACCG
This region of Marinithermus hydrothermalis DSM 14884 genomic DNA includes:
- a CDS encoding carboxypeptidase-like regulatory domain-containing protein, which encodes MKRGRILAWVWGWVLGGLGLALAQPAAVHLAVRSPTPRTVLPGQTVTHVFQLESPAPGRVAPELTQSPSWPLLSRLEPLALEPDRPAFLAVTLRVPPNAREGTRHQLTLRLGGAQARVVSTVGFRPGLEAEWPEEVRPLTRYGAVPVRVENQGNGPDRFHVSLADARGRLVARQTVALEAGAARTLELRVEGFGTFRVQVRSERAPETVVQGVVRVAPAGTQAAPQEPFRLLGAAQTRYAPPTPPTLAFGLSGQVSDFVALNARTTYALGQPPSAEARLEGKTWRLRLKAGEAIELAGGAGTGPFQADLALQPAPFRAEGAFRWTPPGRQYAFRVSLEEWAEFSFLGFERPDPNRSLEYAFTLRPEPLRARFETHYAARNAPLPWSAQLRVVGEAQAPLRIGFSLDLTPHTIRFSSASLSAAFELESPPKGLPRLEDWRLAAATTLDRLGLEAPVPVTLGLETGAEGSRLQAAARIPLLPPLQEVRVEAAATHRAGRFGTDLSTQLHLEQPQALTRYTAGLELGLAPFQPVLSAGVRWGGGGVGASGTVRWAPLAPGLSTGLSLHAPVGNALLSLEAARDWVQDTTRVALEGTLPFALPVPEPLSAALGGRAVGFLEGRVVAVGPDAPPLEGLWVQIGPQRVRTDATGAFRVALPPGQYPVRLEVARLPAGLVPVTAERVVEVRLKETQRVRLEVAQRAALQGRVVALREGVPEPIEGTPFLLRLQDDTGRAVTLRTDPQGRFHVEGLAPGRYTLELLEAQLPAGWSVLEGRATVRLTAGATAETTLTVQPPPRRTFTPRPVQLLSVTPEATTLPPGAAPRITVRVEGQPTRVRVRLGERTLGVLLHSGEVWTGRVYLPKNAPPTLPLLVVAELEGREVARLPFFLGVNPQAPWGVLRAPPLAAPGQAIPVRVHWYAPMTETRLAIAGRATPLEGNGADWAGRVEVPQDAEGRLTLRAVGVRPDGSEVVLERTLIVRERTP
- a CDS encoding type II secretion system F family protein gives rise to the protein MRFSYQATDASGTQLYQGTLEAGSPREARLRLREMGLYPLRLRREPFRRFVRRPALGALALYTSQFATLVAAGVPLTQALVTLAQESPSPALRQATREVRERIEAGESLADAMAHHPEVFPPLMRHLIAAGEAGGALEVTLARLAEYLERAEELNQKIRTALMYPGFVLAVVGVALAVLLLVVIPVFARLYSSAGAALPWPTQALLAASAFAQTYGWLIGLGLLLAGYALRAYYRTPAGAYRLDRLALRLPVLGPILHKAGLGRFGRTFATLYASGLPITQALEATRDLAGNAFIAHAVDEVLQSVVRGESFSAALARHPEVFLPVFTRMSAVGEASGGLDAMLDQAARHLEREVDYAVKRLSASIEPILTVLLGVGILLVALALYLPLFDLSSLITQR
- a CDS encoding GspE/PulE family protein codes for the protein MTLNPKLGELLVALGRITPEQLEEALAEQRRTGDRLGQVLLRKGLIKEEELAQVLADQQHAELVRPKQLEIDPKALALVDPRFARAHRVLPYRLEGNRLYVAMAHPSDLALIDELRYITGKEIVPKLAPDSEILEVLDQHRRTEPPAEAPEPPPALEAAPPDPAVGAAPAVQLADALLHEAIAAGASDLHLEPREHYLAVRLRIDGVLTEVRRVPKEQEPPLIARFKVLAQLNIAERRRPQDGHFTFVFEGRRHEVRLSTMGTLWGEKLVARIIYPTRVRIGLAELGMFPEDLARFETLLRRPYGILFVTGPTGSGKTTTLYAALEHIYTPARNFVTIEDPVEFPLEGINQIPVQPRLGLGFAEILRAILRQDPDVILVGEVRDAETLETALRAALTGHLVLATLHTNDAVSTVSRLFEMGAERYLVASTLIGAVAQRLVRRVCPQCGEWRPLSPEEAAFLGEAAPEAQRKGAGCTYCRGLGYKGRIGLFEIFAPDAELLRAIGQGADEAVLRARLQESGHRSLRDAGVRQVREGQTTVSELMRVIGMLEG
- a CDS encoding PulJ/GspJ family protein; this translates as MKRSLGLTLPEMAVALALTGVLALGAALLVTQGARAWQLGQVLLEAQTDYADLRRHLGEDVRRARAARVENGGQRLRLEGAAGRVCYYLEGGRVYRDPRGGCRSGTPLTLLEGYAGRFSAQGRSVRFVLTRTPAEGLTLPPIEATRRVLYP
- a CDS encoding type II secretion system protein, coding for MNRRGFTLVEVAVTLVVLGVASVLVVHALSTVQAASLTARRAGMLAAVLENNAEWLRAHPHTIRDGQPCPRFDPNEAPGLEGYTCTLRAAPGPRLTAYRVEFRDPEGRLAAAVVLRLP
- a CDS encoding type II secretion system protein; the encoded protein is MKKTTGFTLVELAIVIVIIGVLAAVAVPRFLSTTGSAIDAQVEATASAIKSAYAIYLAENKGEKPTCNELLSSVGELTVKGDKATGTKDANLKVDCDGNPASDVYVFNPNAKTYTKKSSAYHVKFQ
- a CDS encoding VanW family protein, translated to MRMLQRAGVAGALLSGLAIAQINAVFVTHERVLEDGQVRVYTGARAFTVHSAADLEPLVARLAREARPARFVYDAARGWIAVEKLGYGFDLDEVRAAYREALEAGRTQFVLPVRVVEPEVSVADLARWGVRELLAEGRTSFRGSSAGRVHNIRLGAQKIDGTLIPPGTVFSFNAAVGPITREAGFGDSLVIVGDRTELGVGGGICQVSTTVYRAAFFAGLPIVERRAHSYQLAYYHPVGLDAAVYQPWLDLKFRNDTPGYILVQAHVQGQELVVRFFGTRDRTVDWEGPFISDRHPPPEPRYVLDSSLPPGAVKQVDWAAEGATVRVERTVRYADGRVVREVFTSRYRPWGAVYLVGPEPKPEPEPQAVGAAGQAALPLPPMLSPP
- a CDS encoding 2,3-bisphosphoglycerate-independent phosphoglycerate mutase gives rise to the protein MLDLLPHIAELSRKTPSKILLVVLDGVGGLPQTPGGPTELAAARTPNLDALAQRSALGLLTPVHPGLAPGSGPGHLALFGYDPFTYQVGRGALSAIGIGAEFGPGDVAVRGNFATLAPDRTVQDRRAGRPSTEENRRVLQKLQARISEIDGVQIRLYTESEHRFVLVLSGENLGDRVQDTDPQRTGVPPLEALPESPEDAASAKTARVLNRFTQLAEEALKDEPQINGVLLRGASKRPAFPQMQEVYKLTPAAIASYPMYRGVAALVGMQPLEVRGEGDAPEEKLEALKAHWEAFDFFYLHFKKTDSTGEDGDFAAKVARIEAFDALLPELLALKPDVLAITGDHSTPAVLKAHSWHPVPLLLYGPYLRNDTATRFTEDEARKGSLGHLRGVELMPLLLAHAGKLQKYGA